Within the Asterias amurensis chromosome 15, ASM3211899v1 genome, the region CACAGTTGTCGATTTGAGTGCCAAGCCGAGTCCACTGTTTTGCTCGAGCttgtagctgtcatggcggcgtccacaaGTAAATCGAGTTGGGAACGAGTGGAGCGTCTACTACAGCATTGAGAAAAAGTACCACATAATCAAGTATTTGAGGAGCGGGAATTACAAAgaaggttcttctgaaagcTGGAAGAGGGTTTTGAGTTGCCAGGCAAAATAGCACTCaaacgaaagaagaaaaaaagaaaaaaaatggtctCGAAGAGACTCACTCCCGCAACGACAGCATGCTACATTATCCGGAAAGCTTGGCTCGCTTGACATCTGAGACCATGACTACTGCGGTCCGAAATGTCCGGTGAGGTCACCCGGATTTTTGAGACCGTGACACCGGGCTAGTCAAAAAGTCAAGTGATATTAGCCAGCTGTACATCTCAGCTATTTGTGGACCGGCCTTACCTACAATGAGCCAGTTCCTGTACCTCATTCTTAATTGAATGTGGTATCCCACAAGTTCATTGCTAGATTACTAACTAGGCGTCATCCAAGGTTTGAAGTTGAATCTGTTAAAAATTGTCCTCTGACTCGCCCCCgaacaaatatattgacaaaatagggagactgccaacatggGCTAGCTAATgtaactcagttggtagagcgccagcatgttaatctggaggtcgttggttcaagtcccattctaGTTGAAGTGCCTGGCCGAGCGTTTAAGAGCACAGAGTTCAAATTGATCagcacagtgtgggttcgaatccccagctgtgacacttgtgtcctttaaaggcaagacacttaaccattgcttcgtctttgGATGGAACGTACATGTAAAGcctttggtcccatgtgttgtgtaacacatgtaaaagaacccagtacacttatcgaaaagagaaggggttcgccccggtatttctagctgtggctgcttaatgctcCGTAGCACCTTGGAAaacattataaggtgctacataattggctCCCAGGATTCATCACTTCAACAACCtatatttctgaaagtttgtatatatatactcagcgccttgagtaccttgtttggtagataagtgcgctatataagactttgatattagtattattaattaatttgtctttgttcaatcccaagtTATTTAACATTTACCCTTGTCAGTTTCTCTTTTGGTTTCTAACATTGAAATATTGCAGGCCTACCTCAAACACATTAAATATAAGTTAGGGTATATCTACACACTATTTTATACAATGTCGTACAAACCTTTTTGATCTTCTTATTTTGGTTGTACTATTCTGCTACAGTTCCATGCTGACATCATGCCATAATCAGGTCTACCAAAGCCTAGCCAACCTAATCCATTGGGCAGATAAGATTGTCTTGTATGGAGACTCGGACATGAATAAGGTGGAAGGAAGTGAGGTAACAGAGGCTGTACGTTCAGGAATTGAGGAACTTGTGAGACTCTACATTGAAAAACTCAAAGATAGACAGAATAAGATGTCATCAGATGACTTGGAAGAAAATCAACAGATAAGCAAACCTAATCAGAATAAAGAGTGAGTCACGATAGTCCACTTTATCagggggccgatttcacaaagtttgTAAAATTTCAAAACTTTTGTATAAATGTTTTGTGCGCCTTGGGTTTTGTTGACGCATGTGTAAAAATATATTACACACGCCATTGTTAATAGCTATGAATCGCTTTCTGTGTAAGTAAAATTGGCCTACATGTTCATGAGCTTGTGCGCCAAACACGCAAAGCCAGCCGGTCATTAACAGCTCTAGCTGTGTCTTTATCAGccgttcaaacacccccacgtgacgctcTCTCCACCAAAAGGAATAGCGAAAGTTGTCTGTGGTATTTATGAGTACGTAATAAATCCATATTTTCTTTCTGTGTTCTACCACTCTAATAGTTATGAACAGCGACCTCTTAGTCCAAGAGAGCAACAGATTCTGTATCAATCACCCATCGGTGGTGAGCAGTGGACATTTGGTGGATCTAGGAGTAGCGGTTCAGAGGCCGGTTCAGATTCAGCTCCTCCTAAACCTTTCCTTCCTAGTCAAAGGGTTCTAGTCTCGCATGATTATACTCACAAGTAAGTCACCTCTAACAgggaccaattcaagaactgactccgcagttAATAATGATcctttaagctaaagtagtagtcccagccaattgtcTATACCTTCCAcctgggtagtagttaaaaagcaagacagttcttttaagaactgagaagtctcccgaacatccgattaatctactctgcagtagtaaaataaagaaagacagttctctgagaACAAAAACTCTACtaggcaagtagatacacacatggtgttaccgcaaacaaaatatatattgatacctcaccatgcaatgcctcgaaTCCTATAAACATCCTCGCTGTCAAACAATAACATATCATTCCAACTCATGAAATGATAGTCCAATTGTTCTAATTGTGAAATGATTGACGTTCATTGTGAAAGTTGTAAACTATATAAACCAAATTTAGCCTATTGTCAACTTGCCGGTAGTGACAAATACAGATTGCATGTATGCCAGGTACTTTATATTCCATCAGCTTAACAAATTACATCGGATACAGCCTTGTGAAATGAGGAAGGAAGTCTCTATCGGCAACCCCCCCCTCCTTTGACTGAAGGCATTGTATAGAAACCAACTTCAACAGGAAAGCATGGTTTGAAGGGGAagtttttatttgattaaagGTGCACATGTGCAAaccacaaccccccccccccccccccccaaaaaaagaaaaaagaaaaaaagaagaaaaaaaagggcacTGAGTCGGTAGTACATATAAATTGTGTTATTTCTTTTAtgattgtctttaaaggcagtgcacactattggtaattactcaaaataattattgccattaaaccttacttggtaacgagtaatggggagatgttgatggtataaaacattgtgagaaacgactccctctgaattaacttagttttcgagaaagaagtaattttccacgaatatgatttcaagagctcagatttagagtttgaggtctcaaaatcaagcatttgaaagcacacaacttcgtgtgacatgggtgtttttctttcattattatcttgcaactttgatgaccaattgagctcaaattgtcacaggtttgttattttatgcatataatgagatacaccaagaagactagtcttttacaattaccaacggtgtccagtgtctttaaaactgaTTCACTTATAGCGTTATTAGGTTATACCACTAACATGTCATACACACAGTCTATTTAGAGCACATTTCTCTAATTCATTACAggaaatgacatttttaaaatgattttccCCCCATTTTTCCAGCGTTGAACCCCCACCTTTACCACCTAAGAGAGGAACAAGTTGTCGAACCGAACAGCGCAACTCATTGTACGACAATGCATCAGATGATGGAACGTTTCCACCGGACTCTCTCTCTATATCGGGTAGTTCTGCATCAGTCACTAGTCATCATTCAGATTTAAGTAATGGTAGTTCCTTAAGCCGCCCTGAGTCGGTGTTAAGTAGTCAGTTCTCGTCTCCTAGTATCCAAGGTGTAGAATGGGAAGGGCTCAACCCTGAAGGGCTCAACCCTGCGGACATATCAAGACTATCCATCCTGTCTGGTCGACGGTCCAGCACCGGTTCCTCCGATCATAGAGATCTTGAACAGGTTTCCAATAGTGGATCAGATGGTACCCCGCCAAGCTTGCCAGCTAAACTTCAACCCCGTCCCGAGCGTCATCTCTCATTATATGATAACGTACCACCGGAGGAGGCTGAGGAATTATCCGATCGATGTCAGACTCTTCAAGATGTTGTGTTTCGCCATGAGATGTCACAAGATGGCTATGATGCGGCATTGCATTGTGGGGATAATCCTCCACCACTACCGCCAAAGATCAAGCATAGTAAGTGTCAATAAACTATTTATTATATACAATACATAGTCTCTGggtcttaaaggatttgggtactttttgtaacacaaaacacaatgtccacagatttacattaaacttacaccgtttgaagataatgatagtagaaagcgtacctttttgaagctgctgtattttttgagaaattagtaaaacaacgTCACAAAAATACGTTTTCCAAatgtgctaaaataattttgtgactcgttttactcatttctcaaaaaccatgtctctggaattccttgccaTACGAGCAGAGGGACACACCTGATCACACACCTGATCTGTCAATgttcaaacacaacctcaagATTCATTTGTTCAATTTGTCAGCTTGCTAGCAACCGGCGCCCTTGAATGGCTCTATTCCAGAAactgtgcgccttataaattgtatgctatttttattattgtttaaagacataATTTTCCattgtgttttctttgtttattgCAGTTACCACTTACTTGGACCTTCTTGGTGCGTACTCTGAAGACCAGTTTGAAATGACATACTATGAACACAATGGGCAGGAAAATGATGATGGTTTAATATTAGAGATGTACCCGAATGAAGGATCCTTAATACCGTACATACAAGGACGGGAAGAATTCTTTCACGAAACTTATTCGACTGGTAACGGAACGATAAATGGTAAACGTCCAGTATCTGGAGCTAGCTACATTGAGATTGATGATAGATCAGAGAGCTCTACAGAGGGGAGTACGGCTGCAGTACCACCAGCTCTACCGATTAAGAGAAGAAGTTCTTCATCTGTTTCACCTGTAAGTGACGTCCAAGAATCACTCGGCTATTTCAATCAGTAATCTTGCCATtttaagtttttgaaataatcatAATTTAGTGCACATTCTCCAAATAAGATGTTTGTTGGGCGACGTGTGGAAGTGTCGCTGCCAAGAGGTTAAGAGCATGGAATCctaactctggtgtttctgatcagctaagtttgggttcgaatccccagccgtgacacttaaccattgcttcgtccttcggatgggacttaaAGGCTTTGGTCCcttgtgttatgtaacgcatgtaaaagaaccctgtGCAGTTATCgagaagagaaggggttcgcccaggtgttcctggGTGTGGCTGCTAAAAttgccgcagcaccttgtaaacgaTTATAAGGTGCACATAATGGGGTCTCAAAACCCATCACCTcagtaacctatctttctgaaagtttgtagatgctcagcgccttgagtaccttgttggcaGATTTGTCGCTTTATaagactttattattattattatttcgatCAAGAATCTTgccattttgaattttgcaATAATCATGATTTAGTGCACATTATCTAAATAAGATGTACGTTGGGCAACATCTAATGGAAggtttttattgtttacttttGACGTAGCCCCCAAGAACGAGACACAACACCAACCCGGAGCGGTGTACGATGCCACTGTATATCTTGAAGAAGAAATCTGAGAGTATGATTGAAAGTGGAAATGATCAAACTatgtaagttatttacaaagaaaaatgtataaaGTGACAACAACTTGAACCTCTAAAAGAGAAAGTGGAGCTAATGTGATATTGACAACTTAAGACAATGACTTTATTTAAAACATtctttactttgtgtttttgcttTTGCTTGGTGAAATTAACATACATGTTATGGATACATCAAATCCTTCTTTATCAAGCCAATGTTGGTCTCCCTCAAATATTTATAATAGTTATTTTTCTACCATACAATGCTCCAAGTTATGTTCCAATTTTGATTCTTTCTGGTGATTGTTTCAGTGAAAGCATTGATCACTTGGCTTGCGCTGGTCGTAAAGCAACTAAGGATGGAGAACATAAAGCTGAGAATGAGGAAGGGGATGACTTAGGATTATTAGCTCTCCTAGATGCATCAACTCTTCTTAGCTACAGTACTGTGGTGAGTTTTAAAGGCTGTGGGcagtcattactcaaaatacttggtaatgagtaatggggagctgttgataatataaaaactttgtgagaagcggctccctctgaagtaacatagttttcgagaaagaagtatttttctacgaatttgatttcgagacctcagaattagattttgaggtcctgaaatcaagcatctgaaagcacccaacttcgtgtgacaagggtgttttttttttcttttattattatctcgcagcttcaatgaccaattgagttcaaattttcacaggtttgttattttgtgcatatgtcatgtatgttgagatacaccaagtgagaatactggtcttcgccaattaccaaaggtgtccagtgcctttaagagagaaGACACACAGAGCAAGTTCGAAATTGCACAATGATTAACtaaagcaggcatgcaactcttccgcgtttccgcggaattccgcgtttttattttttttctgatttttttttttagcctactatatatgcctggcattaacagtgtacagctacaatcatgtaagcctagtacatgctaaaaatgcacctaagagcataataaacctcaacattttcgagggtaccattgtgggtatcatgtcccgtggcgtttcggctgcactctaacccaggctggtcgaccattggttgactacaatggtcggccatttggaaccagcctcgaacCGATGGTTTATTCACAGGTCCCAagagcatgttccattctaacatgtgaaAAGCGCACAGGGGAACCAGTGTCACTGTAGCGAAAaggcggaaggttgactagacttccaattgagtcgttcgagtgagtgcgtcactgggCATGTACGTTGCTGGGTTTTAGTAGTCAACCACAAGTCGACTATTTGtgcccactcgaacttgcttACCGATGCAACttgttttgttgtcaaattttgcattgaCCATCAAGTCTAAGATTTGTTGatcttctatttttttttcaaaatgctacTTGGTTAACTGTTAAGATAATCTTGAAGATATTTGAAAGGCTCTGAAGTACAAATTTCAGTGGAGCTAAAGATGGATTCACTACATGTtagcaggttcgaatcccactctagtcaattctttgttcaacccccaaaaccatttcaaaatttacccagtcagtttcccttgtggttgatACATGTATTGATA harbors:
- the LOC139948461 gene encoding rap guanine nucleotide exchange factor 1-like gives rise to the protein MSSPVKMVMKMKDGADKRFHTLPLPKKNKYKDKKKTPSKDDSEGVTRKKSFVDMTRRKFNRAKEQVVIEPLQRKAGVEKDLDKLHGSEKSVMVALKWFLEVIQKDTLIMLPGSTTKVLQEVMELNKCLTQCLNNEESSMLTSCHNQVYQSLANLIHWADKIVLYGDSDMNKVEGSEVTEAVRSGIEELVRLYIEKLKDRQNKMSSDDLEENQQISKPNQNKDYEQRPLSPREQQILYQSPIGGEQWTFGGSRSSGSEAGSDSAPPKPFLPSQRVLVSHDYTHNVEPPPLPPKRGTSCRTEQRNSLYDNASDDGTFPPDSLSISGSSASVTSHHSDLSNGSSLSRPESVLSSQFSSPSIQGVEWEGLNPEGLNPADISRLSILSGRRSSTGSSDHRDLEQVSNSGSDGTPPSLPAKLQPRPERHLSLYDNVPPEEAEELSDRCQTLQDVVFRHEMSQDGYDAALHCGDNPPPLPPKIKHITTYLDLLGAYSEDQFEMTYYEHNGQENDDGLILEMYPNEGSLIPYIQGREEFFHETYSTGNGTINGKRPVSGASYIEIDDRSESSTEGSTAAVPPALPIKRRSSSSVSPPPRTRHNTNPERCTMPLYILKKKSESMIESGNDQTIESIDHLACAGRKATKDGEHKAENEEGDDLGLLALLDASTLLSYSTVDGKSQIKGGPMDALIVYAADADRKDLVYYEAFLTSYRMFIGSNVLLDKLLSRYKKFRHKTDMKSKRANRNAFFLLLRVAGELLGQVEDDILKMLMDLVFQLLCDGELMLAKILRDKVLTKIENNKLALQLSNKLPLSGLGVSVMKATLLDFSSQEIAEQMTILDAELFQKIEIPEVLLWAKEQSEELSPNLTIFTEHFNKMSFWARSLILQENRPQDREKLVTKFIKTMKYLRKLNNFNSYLAILSALDSAPIRRLEWQKQTVEGLKEYCQLIDSSSSFRTYRAALAEAEPPCIPYLGLILQDITFVHIGNPDHLPDTDHINFTKCWQFFNILDSMRRFKQHHYDTLRKTPKVLSFFNDFNDFLDEESMWQLSKTIKPQSSGRPKTTS